CCAGTTTCTTGTCATCGTTACATAATCCTCCGTTAATGTCAGCGGGGAGTGTACTCCGTGTTTTGTGTTCAGCTGTAAATCAgaattagaagaagaaaatgtgatgaaatggcTCCATGTTAGCTTCAgtatttcctttaaaaaatataaGGAGTATGGCACACTTTCACCTAAAGACCTCTGTcttcttttgggggggggggggggggggtgtttagGTGCAGTCTGTTGGGCCGCATGGTGACAGCCAACCCAGCCGGGCCGTCCACTTCAGGACTCTGGAGAGGAGTGACCATTATCCAGCCGGAGTCCTGGACCACCGTAAATAAacccacgtacacacacacgactcacaACTAATCActtgaaattagatttttttttaaagaggaaaaagcaggaaaagtattaaaaatacacagaagGTTCGACCTCCATCAATCTAATTCTTTCCCTGTTGACtacaaaaagacagaacaacCGCCCTCTTGACCTTGCTAACAAAGCTAATAAATCATTAAAGCTTGCAGGcgttcttgctgagagttagaggagaagatcgatgccactTTCATGTAACTGCTGTCTTTGTAGTACAAAGGGAGATGGACATTTTAAATACAGCCGCTGCGGAGACATCGATGTCAAGAAAACTTGCGGCCGTAGGTTCATTATAAGTTTAGTGTAACGTCTGTAGGTGGATGATGAGAACATAAATGTGCCTAATATTAAGATGATATAGAGCTGGAGAACAGACGCTCCCGTCtgtatgaagctacaaccagcagccggttagcttagcttagcgtaaagactggaaacagggggaaacggctagcaCTGGCTCGGTTTTAGTGTGGATTGACTTCTTTTTCGTCCTTGTTAATAAAGTTTGAGTGCTTACTTGTCCTCAGATGAGCCGGCGATGGAGGGTCTGGGCATGACTCCTCACTTACAGACAGGAGAGCTGCTCATTATcaccactgtgctgctgctgtgggcaGGTCAGcctggatgagtgtgtgtgtgtaagtgtaagaATATCTGCTTTTCTTGCGCGTGTCTGACGTTGTCTTTACTTTCCCTCCACCTCAGCCGTCATCGCCCTGTTCTGCCGACAGTACGACATCATAAAAGACAACGACTCCAGCAGCACCAAGGACAAAACCAAGAGGCCGCTGGTCCGCGCCACCTCCTCCTACTACAACAACGCCTCAGCCGGCAGCTCGCCCATCTACCACAACGGAGCCGTACGCAGCAGCAGGGTGACGCCTCcattttgtttcagctcttctcCATAATGCACGATCATTCTTTGGGTACCAGGAGTATTTTGTTTCTTCTGAAGAGCCTTTGTAGTTGCATCAGAGCATCTCCTAGCAACCGGAGCTGCTGCCATCATGGCTAAATATAAAACAACcaggctggaaacagagagagagggagagggtagACTGGAGCAGTCAACAGGTTCAATAAGACACACGACAAATACACTGATGAAAGGTGTTCTCATCCTGCTCCCTGCTTGGACTTTGTTGCTCTTTATCCTGCAAGAGAGCTCTGAGGGCAAACTTCTCCCACACTTAGATTATGAATGGGCTGCGTCTCAAAGGAATTTCTTCAGTGCGTTTTCCTCTTATACTGTATTCTAttaagcagctttaaagttgaCGGGATCAAGTTGAAATAGTATTTATTAAAAACTTGTTTTGGCAGCGATgagtttaaaacaacaacaagaacgaGATGCTTAATTTCATGTCTGGTTGCCTGGATAACAAGGAGaccctcgtcttcctcctcacagTGAGAATTATCTcaaatttctgacatttttagctTCGCCCACTGGGAGCTTCTAGACTTGTGCATTAAATGTCAGACTCTCGCACATTCACCGGTCATTGATTAGTTCGTAAATCTTTGACAGGCACGTGGCGCTGCATGTGAACGCGGCCCACACACTCGCATGCCTTCCTGTGTATGAGTCACGTTCACATATGCGATATCCCTCTCTGTTTATGACTCATGTGTGTTCTCTCTTCCAGCTCCAcagagcctcctcctccatcagcatCATCAGAGTCTAGAGAGTGTGGATGTTGGTTTTTGGGACATACAGCGCGGGACGGGTGGAGCGAGCCACTTTCGGAGGGATTATCATGACAAATAGATAATTTATAGACCTGGCTGAGAGTCtgatttattgtaaaatatGGGCAAGTAAGAAGCAGTCCATACAAATCTAATTAAGCGGAaagtgaggaggaagtggacgactgctgccctctagtggcagAAGACTGCAGCATCACTGGCCTCCTGCAGCATGAATGAACTCAAGTGGAGGACTTCAGAACAACACGACGCACTTTGAACTGCAGCAAAGCTCGTTCCCCTGTTGTACAAACAAATGTCGGTTTCTCGAATTGTGAATATTTGCCAGCATGTCGGCAAAGTCCCGTCCGCCTCAAATTAATTGCAAAAAGGTCTGTGTGTCGAGAGGATGTCGCCTTTATGTTGGTGTTCAGGGcgtttttgttgacatttgctATCAAACGTAACTTCAGAATCACAACTTTTGGTTTGAGAGTGACTCGATTTATACGTTTTTCTTCACCTCATCATTCACTTTTCGTCTCCTAATCAATAATCAGATGTACAGTACTAACATCTGAAGGAGTGTATTATATGTAATTAGAACATGTACATAGAAAAAGTGTTCAAATTGAAAAGTGATTTAAGTGTAACAGATatttgaatgtacagtatgagaTGATGGTGTCAGTTTGATTAAATCAACTCATAATTTCATCATTAAATTGATTTGTTTGGTCactttatattgttttttattatgagTTCAAGTCTTAAAATAATGACGAAATGTTCACTCATAAAACTGATGATGTTTATGACTTACGTCACAGCCTGCATTAAAATCTTCCAGAAATCAGACCTATTTAGCAAATTCTGTCAATATAACTGAAGAGTTGTTGCTGATTTTAATATCTTTAGGTTGTCTTAAAGACTTTTTATGTTGAAACAATTCAACATCTAAACATCTTCTCATAAAAATACAGGTGTAAACGCAAATTAACTagaattaaagctgcactcggTGACAAAAAATGAGGTCACGACACTGTTTCTTGTCCTGTCAAACGTAGTGTTAGCGATGTTGCTGCAAGATTTCAGCAGTGAGCAGTTTGCGCACACACATGATGATGAGGTTATTATCACTGACAGCTCGTTCTTGAAtgtactggggggggggggaacaatATTTACAAACTATTATGGTGATTTTTATGCCAAAACCTCTAATTTCCTGGTTTGGATAAGTCTCTGAAAAACCCCTCACACCATCATGATGTCTGAAAATGCTTAATTTAAAGTAAGaacatattgtttttattatctgttttgCTCCATATTACATCAGTAATACATAAGCAAAGAGTTTAAGTGTCTGACGATAATTTCTGACTGtattgaataaaaatgaaagaactgTTGTTGATATTGAAAGTTGTGTCAGAAATacagtgatttgttttcttttcccttgAAAAACAATGTGACTTATATGATATCAATAATACTCATGATGCTGGATGTTaactgaatgtttgtttgtgcagaaaTGAACAGACTGTCAATATGTTGTGACATTATATTATGTGGTTTTTGGACAACAGATGGCGCCTGAACTCTATCAGATGCAGGTTGTGTCCTgcaagaagacagacagatagatagataatcGAGATTGAATGTCAGTGGGATATATGAGGTTAAATTCTTGGGGTTATTACGATTTGGGGGCTTTGggagatgtaaacaggaagtatgaCGTTGCCATGATgtcagtgagttagctgtgggctTCACTTTAGGGCTTCAAGTTAATTTTAGCCTGTATCTGTTAACATGCTAAAACGTGGCACCGTcaaaagtatgccgaattagctattagcagttccttTTTGCAATGCACTCATGTATGTAGAGACAACTCTCACTGATTTACCGcgatactgaagaaaacttcaAAACGTGacgattctcaggcaagttctgcagtCACTCAAGGAGCGTCTTTTTTGCTATGATATCTAAGCGGATTTAAAGACGTTTACCCGCGACATCGAAGAAAATGATATTCTCgggaagtgtaagtcacaccGAATGTagaaatatgtgtatcatgGGAGATTTTACTGACTCCAAGGAGAAGAAGTACGAGTTTTTAATCCTCAACGAAtctaacataaaaaaaacatggtccTGTATATGTGTTCCAATAGGGATCACATATCTTAGGAATAATTTGTAGAAAATTCTCTGCAAAAGAACCACCTGATTTAATGTTTCACTTCCACTCCATATATTTCCCCTGGTCATCCATCCCCAGCCTGCTGTGGCTCTATGCCCCCTCCCTCTGTATTCGCATATATCACAGTGAAGGAGCACAGGTTTcccctgcaggtggaggtgatCAGCAGGAAAACAGATGAGCAACAATGCCATTAGAAGTGGAGGAGGTATGCATATATTTCAGCTTCATTTGAATAGAAGCAAATGTCACCGTTCACCCCACAGTGAACATGAGCTGCAGCTTCAGGGCTtccagggtcagaggtcacaggaACTCAGACACCGCCGGCACTCTTTGACCTTCACAGTTTAACGTAAAATATGTTTCTGCGTTCTTTGTTTTTggcctttttctctttctttcccccctcttttcagcaggaaagaaaaaaggaagtgaaGGATGGGTGGAGGAATCCTCAGCGAGAGGTGATGTAAAGGGCAGGTCACCCTCGCcgacagactgaaatatcacagcTTGCCCGGGGCTCGTCATCGTCTCTGATGCTCCGAGGGAGTTTGTGACAAGAGGGGGGGGGTAACATTGAGGGAAGAAGATCGATCAAGTGCTTCTGACTGAGTCCCCTTCTTTCATGTTGTGCTGCCTTCACCGTCGTTGGACCGAAGgtacctgcagctgcaggaggatcTCATTCTGAGTTAATGAGATTTTAATCCGACGTATATAACGGCACCCTCCgtggtgacatttaaagaaGTCATTAAGTGGTGACGGGTGAGAACGAGGGGCTTGGGTTTAAAAGGTGCAATATGATCTGTACGGTAATATCACTACAGACGTTTTAGACAAGGTTAAAGTGCCGCACCACCCACAAGAAAGTGTTATAATTCCCATTaaagttgggtttttttgcacttatcctgtgaaatatctcaacatctactggatggcattcatgtccccctcagcacgtgccagcatgctaacacccgAAGCTAAGATGAAGAACATAGTAAACAAACACCCTGATTTAATCTAATAATgttcaacaacaataaaaatactttGTACCCCCCCTGTATGAACTAAATTGGATtcttctacttcctgtttgacaggcGGCCATAACTTCTGACTTAAAAGTTATCAAATTAGAGAAGGGATTGAACTCACAACCTTTCCATTTAGGGTCAGTTTCCAAACACACTGAGCCATTTGATCTGTGTTATTTCAGTATTGTTTCTTAgagtttttaactttttcctttcgACATCCAACTTAAAAATTCTCAGACTGGAGGAGGGATCGAACCCACAAACAGTGAACGTCAGGTCAGTCTTTTAACACTCTGAGCTGATTGAGTTGGCTCATAAGACTGACTTATgttgcattcacatggattcaaGCAGACGTCTGACAACAACCAAAAGTTAaataagatgtgtgtgtgtgtagttctttcattaacttgtaaatTATGAATCTTATTATTTAGTTAATCTGGCCCTCGTCAGCTTTACAGAATATAATGTTAGAGTGGGGTTGAACACAGTTTTGAACacttaaaatgaaattgaaaaggTTTGAGGACAACACCTGGATGATTGATCGATAATCAACCACGAACGTTCAGGAGATCACAGCAACAAGTCCATCAGTTCCAAAAGAGTAGTGCAATGCAAGGCAGCTATCTCTACTGTATTAAT
This genomic window from Enoplosus armatus isolate fEnoArm2 chromosome 24, fEnoArm2.hap1, whole genome shotgun sequence contains:
- the LOC139306797 gene encoding fibronectin type III domain-containing protein 4-like — translated: MTASPHLDLGLLLLLLACWQTPGMVGATVPAAPVNVSVTQLRAHSAMVTWNVPQGDTVIGYAISQQRQDGLMQRSIREVNTSSRLCVLWDLDEDTHYSVQVQSVGPHGDSQPSRAVHFRTLERSDHYPAGVLDHHEPAMEGLGMTPHLQTGELLIITTVLLLWAAVIALFCRQYDIIKDNDSSSTKDKTKRPLVRATSSYYNNASAGSSPIYHNGAVRSSRLHRASSSISIIRV